The sequence CCAAAATATAAGTATTCCTAAATTTGTCCTTAGGAGCTTCTCCAACAACTGACTTGGGTTTTCGCCATGGGACATGAGAGCCAAAAAAGCTATGAGCTAGTGTAGGAATAAGAGCTTTTGCAACAATTGGTgttttagggcctgtttggaagGGATCCGTGTGGCTCCAGCTCTACATTGTAGTAGTACTATAGGTGTGGTGGGGCCAGGAGCCCTAGAATGATGGCTTCTCCGGCTCCTCCACTCTTGTAGTTGTATTTTTCTGGAGACAGCCATCCAGCTCTGTGCCATAGTGTTGCATATTGCACATGCGCAGGAAGTCGGATAAATTTCAATGTTAACCAGTAGGGGTGATAAAATTTGTTTATTTTCCTTTCAGATATTTCAGCAACTGCATTTTACAAGGCTCAACCGATTTTGGAGTTTGCATTGGAGTACCTCAACATACGTGACACCTCAAGGCGTTTGTCTGACCAGGATCGCTTAAAAGTATTGAACATCATACTTTTATTATATCCTCATTAGTTCTAATGTTATATGGTCTGATTGAATCATATTTTGTCGTTTCTCTTTGTAGCTGAAGAAAGTCCTCAAAGGAGTACGTGTTGTGGCAACACATCGTCGTGATATAGCCATACATTACAAGATTACTGGGATAACCTCACTTCCCTTGAATAGTTTAACGTATCTATTCAGTTTTAATTGATATTCTTTTTCTTAATTCATTCTGCACTGTTTTTTAATGGCACATGTTTAAATATTCATGTTTGTTTATATAGGTTTAATCAAGATGGGGCAAGTGTTTCAGTTGTCCAATACTTTAAACACCAATATAATTACAGTTTGAAACACATTCACTGGCCATGCCTTCAATCTGGCAATGATAGTAGGCCGACTTATTTACCAATGGAGGTAGTGcctatattttatctgtttgtgtTAATATTTTGTCAGTGTTTTGTCAGATTTCTTTAGGATGTCTCTTATTTATGCAGGTTTGCAGTATACTTGGCGGTCAACGCTATTCTAGGAAGCTAAATGAGTACCAAGTCACAAGCATCCTGAAGAAGGCATGTGAGCGACCACCTCAAAGGGAGGGCAGCATTTTAGAGGTGATTTTTGTGACTACTATCCCATTGTTGACTCTGTTCTTGTACATTGGCTCTGTTCTTGTACATTGACTCTCTTCTTGTACATTGTAGTATATAGTTTTGTGTGGTGTTTAGTATTTTTTTTACCTTTTTAATGAAAGACCTACCTATTTCGTATTTTTCTCAGGTAGTTAATAGGAACAACTATGGTAATGATCTATTTCGTATTTTTCTCAGGTAGTTAATAGGAACGACTATGGTAATGATCATTGTGCCAAAGAATTTGGTATTAAGGTGACAAATGAACTTGCCTTGGTTGATGCACGGGTGCTGCCAGCTCCGACGGTAAGTTTGTTCTTTTCCTGGATCGTTTTTTACACTCTGTTCCAGTTGTCTATACTGGTGATCATTTATATTGATTTTAGCTTAAGTACCATGACTCTGGACGAGAAAAGGTGTGTAGTCCTTCCGTTGGTCAGTGGAACATGAACAACAAGGTATTACATGttattttctttctgagctccACTTTACTTTTATCCAATCACACCAAAATTATATTTTTTTGATAAGGATTCTAGTTTCATGTGTACCTGTAATGTTGTTGGCGTGCCACTTTTATTAATAAATACTATAGTCACTGATTCACAAATGTAGTAATTGTCAGGTTTTCACATTCTTTTTCTGAAATGTTTCCATATCTTTATTGGTCAATAATTTTTGACATCTATCAGAGATTGATCGATGGAGTATCCATTCAGTATTGGGCTTGTGTGACTTTTGCTTCTCGGTTGCATCCAAATGATGTCCGCATGTTTTGCAACAACTTGGTTGGGGCGTGCAATGATATGGGCATGGTAAAGATGCAACATTTGGTCTTGTACCCCTTTCACTGTTTTTTATGCTGGTTTAAATGTTCTCATTTTGTGTGGCAGCAAATAAATGGGAGACCTTGTGTTGATGTTGGGCAAGCACGCCCAGATAACTTAGAAGCTGCACTCAGAAATACTCATAGACAATCTGCACAAATGCTTGCCCAACAAGGCGTGACTAGACAGCTTGATTTACTAATTGTTGTATTACCAGATGCAAATGCAAGTGTCTTTTATGGTAAGCAAGTCAAATGGTTTTCAAAGCTTGTAGTATTTGTTGGCTACTTTTTGTATGCATTCTTGTTTGAACTTTAGCTTTGACATGTCTTTAATGCAGGTAGGATAAAGCGTCTTTGTGAAACTGAACTTGGTTTAGTAACTCAATGTTGTCAACCAAAGAATGTTTTTAAAGGTGGCCGACAATATCTCCAAAACCTGGCTCTTAAAATTAATGTTAAGGTAATGTCGCCTAGGTAGTTGCTGAATTTGGCCTTTGTAGATACTATTCAGCTCATATACTGTCATTTTGGGCTGTTTCGAGCTTTAGTATAATTGGTATTTCATTGAAATTATGGTTTGTGGGTTTGGCTTTTATAGCTCAAGAAAGAAAGAGTGGAACATGTAACTAATTTGAAGATTGCTTACATTGTTCATAATTTGCACATAGGTTGGTGGCCGTAATACAGTTCTCGAAGATGCTTTAAATaggagaatacatttgttaacagATTTACCTACAATTATCTTTGGAGCTGATGTTACCCACCCAGCTCCAGGGGAAGATGCATCCCCGTCTATTGCAGCGGTCTGTATTTTCTCTTTTTTCTTGTTCTCAACTTGATATTTTCATCAGAAGACCTCTGTCAAATAACTTAAAGCATGTAATCTGCTTTTTTTGGTTTATACTCTTGTCAGAACTTTGAAGAAACAATTTGTTACTTTACCTTGACTTCTTGTTGCATTGGCATGTCCTGTTTGTTGGATAGAGGCCTCTGTGTGTTTCTGGTTTCTAATAAGTCGTGTAAAAGTTTATGATAGGTTGTTGCATCAATGGATTGGCCACAAGTTGCAAAGTACAGGTGCTTGGTGTCTTCTCAAGGTCATAGGGAAGAGATCATAACTGATCTTTTCACACAAGTGAAGGATCCACAAAAGGGACTTATTAACGGTGGAATGATCAGGCATGCCGAACATCTTAGGTGTCTAACTTTGTTCTTCAAATAAATGATCTTTCCTTTTTTTTTAAATGTCATATTGTTGATTCAGGGAACTACTCGTGTCATTCTATAAGGCAAACGGGAGCCGCAAACCAAGCAGGATAATTTTCTATCGGTTCGTAATTGTCTGTTTGAATGAATTATGTTGCCGTCTGAACTTAAATCTCGTTTCCGTTCATGAAAAGACAGCACCTGCCGTTTTCCCTTATGTTAATACATTGTTGATACATAGCATTCAACAGCTACACCTTGGGGAAGAATTGCCATTGTGCACCTGAAAAACAAGAGAACTCATTTTACTTGTTTCCTTGACTTGCAGAGATGGTGTCAGTGAGGGGCAGTTTAGCCAGGTCTTGCTTTATGAAGTGGATGCAATTCGAAAGGTGGTTTTCTTCACAATATTATTCTCTTTTGTTGTATTCTCCTAACTGAGTTTACGTTTGTGTTTGTACTCAGGCGTGTGCCAGCTTGGAAGAGGGCTACCTTCCTCCAATTACATTCATTGTGGTGCAAAAGCGCCATCACACACGGCTTTTCCCTGAAGATCATCATGCACACGGACAGATGGATCGAAGTGGAAACATTTTGCCAGGTAAAATAAATTTGCTATCGTTTCAGTCCTCTGCATTCTTTGTTTCTGGCTACTAATTTTATTGTGTTCTTAGGAACTGTTGTTGACACGAAGATATGCCATCCAAGTGAATTCGACTTCTACCTTTGTAGCCACTCTGGCATACAGGTGAAACTGATGCTAGATGCCGTGATGCTTTAGAAACAAAAACAAATCCACTGCTTGACGCCTGTGGTTTACTCATTTTGCACTTTTGGCAGGGAACGAGCCGGCCAGCACACTACCATGTTCTGTTTGACGAAAACAAATTCACTGCCGATGCACTGCAAACGTTGACCTACAAACTGTGCTACACGTAAACAGTTTCTTTACCACTTGCTTGTGATTCTTAACAAAACTGGTGCATTTTTACCGTTCGAATTATGGCCACCATACTTACCTGGTCGGTGATCTGGCTTTCTTTCAGGTATGCGCGATGCACTCGATCAGTCTCTATAGGTCAGTAACTGGTCTGCAAGTTACTTTACATATACTGTGAAGTTTACTGGTGTTATCCTCCATGTTCTCTATGTTGTTTTCTTTCTGTTCATGGATGACCGATCCAGTCGCACTGTGTTGTTATTGCATAATACAGTTCCCCCGGCGTACTACGCACACCTGGCGGCCTTCCGTGCGCGCCACTACATGGACGATGACCTCTCCGACCAGGGGTCGTCTTCAGTGGCGAGTTCTCGCATGAAAGATGGCGCTGTTCCGGTGAAGCAGCTGCCGAAAGTGATGGAGAGCGTCAAACAGTTCATGTTCTACTGCTGAAGGTGGCCTTTGCAGGAAGGACCTTCATCGACACTTTTGTTGCCATGAAATGAAACGAGTAATTCTGGGTTGGTGTAATTATGGTGAAGTAACCCTGAAGGGTGGGCCGCACGACCTCCAAATCATATTTTGGGTCTGGCGAGTCTTCTATCCAAAACTCGTCAGAAAACGCCTTTTATTTTTGGTGGACTTCGTATAAGTCCAAGGCATTGCCTGTGATTTTGGGGTTTCTTTTAGGTTGCAAccttgttttgtttttgaaatTTTCTGCTTTGAATTGATGCATTATATATGAAGAAATGAGCCTCTCACGCTAGCTCCAGCAAGTGACCCAAGTATGACAAATAtgtatgtacaaaaaataaaaaatgcCTCTAATATGGATATTTGAGTATAAATGACATGATTTAGAGGACATTGTTAGAGAGAAAGGAGATATAGATAATGAAATTttttagagaagactgtaaaTGACGGATATAAAAGATGTATATAgaagacgttgctggagacagcgcATAGTATATGCGTGCCAGTATCGAGCATTCATTATTATTCCTAATGTACCCTCTCGATTTCGATGTGGCCTGTCGTCACGCTGCGATGGGCAACGCCGGTCACTTGCCCCGTTGCCCGTGTCGTTGTCGTTTGAAGTTCTAACACGGTTTGGTCAGAGAAAAGAGAATTTAGTGACGATTGATAGATATTTGGTTGAATTATACATGGCGTGATCGCTTAGTATATACTCGTTCTCAAATCATTTAGGTGCGTTAACTCTATTCTTTGTTTGGTTTAAGTGTAGAGAGGGACTCGTATCCTATCGTTTTTTGAGCAAGAGCATTTAACAATTTATATTAAATTTTCATATATAGATTCAGAACCACTTCGTTCTTATTTTATTGAAAACTAAACATccaaaaaaaacaaaaaataaaataaaataaatttacTCTATTTTTTCTCACTCCTCAACCAAACATATCCTTACAGTTGCGACTTGCAGTCGTCAACGTGCTTATGACAAGTCTGGAAGACCCGCCGTGCGTCAATGATCCCCGCGACCCCGCCTCCCCGGCATTCGGGGTTATTCCCTCGCAAAAAGCAGGTCGGGACTCGGAAGCAACGCCATGCTGGGGAAGGGAATAATTTCAAAAACCGTAACTCTTATTGGTGCCACACATCATCCATTAGGTCAGATTTGATGCTATGGGACTCCTCCAATTTACTAGTCCTTAAAtttaggaacaattggatctataccattaaaagatccaaactttagatatatatcatggaccctacatgtcattgactcatgtggacccacatgtaagtgagatagtaatggtatggatccaaagtggtgatcttttaatggtatggatccaaatttcccttaaATTTAATAGACTTACCAAGGTCCTTAAATTTAATACTATATATTTAATTTAATAACATCTTTTGGATGTGACACAATTAAACTTTAGTAGATGGCAAGTTGGCAACCAATCAACCCTTAtaaaaagaaagagaaagaaaagaaaaaatcgaACCAAGCCCTGCTAGCGGTGTCCGGTCCGGTGCCCACCTATTTCCTCTCGCAGCCTCTTCTCCCCAAACCCTAATCTTGCTCCTGCCTATCTCTGCTCCAATCCGTTGGTCGAGCGGCGGCGATGGAGGGGAAGGAGGAAGGTCGGATCTTCGTGGGCGGCCTGTCGTGGCAAACGGACGAGCGCAAGCTTCAGGACGCCTTTGGTCGCTTCGGCAAGGTCGTCGATGTTCAGGTACCCGTTCCTCCCCGTCCGTCTCCGTTAGTGCTCATGCCCGCCCCCGGGTAATTTTGCTAGATCTATCAGTTTCATGTTGCCCGCGGCGCAAAATTGTTGGGTACTTGGGTATGATGGTTGGCGTGCGGTGGGTGAGGTGGAAAGACGGATCTGTAGATTCCTTATGTTTACAGTCGAAGGGGGATGTTTGTTTTGCATATGAAGAGGATTGCGATTTCTGTTCACCTTTATTCCTTCCGTTGTTCAGAAAGAGGCGTAACTTGGTGAGCGAAAAATACTTTTCTTCTTTAGGTTCTGTTTGGTTACAGTCCCTGTATTTGTCTCTAGATTGCCGTGGGATCTCCCGTGGGACTGAAGGAAGGACTAAACTGCTTCACTCTAAACCATATTGATTCCACCGGTTGCCCCCTTTTTTTCTGTTGCTGCGGGAGGAGGGTAGTGGCGCGAGAATGGTAAAGGGTATTTTATTCTTCTTACAAGTCATTTGATGAGTTGTGAACACTTTTAGTCATGGAACCAAACATGCAGcaactaaactttagttcttgGACTaaggaaccaaacatgcccttagttGGAAGTAGCAAGGTCGAATTCTTTGGCTTCATTATCGAAATTATAATGATGAAACGGTGCTTCTTGTCATGATGGACTAAAAGAACATACTATCCTGTATGTATCCTAGCTTCTCAAAGACTAAAGAACTAAGTCTAGTGTCATTTGTCTAGTATGATTCATAGTTATTTTCCTATGTTGATAGCTTGCTCTCTGAAATTCATGAATACTCACTGCTCTTGTTTTTGCATTTTTCTTTGCAACTGGTCTCTGTTCTCTTGGCCATTCTTTGTTTGCCGAGGCTGAATGAGCGGCAAATTTCCAGATATGGAACACAACGCGACACTTGTTGCTTTCCCGAGCTGAATTGCTGATGAGGTTCACCACAGTTAGATGCCTGATTTGAGCACTTTGTCTGTGAAATTGGATTAAATAAATGGAGAACAGCCATTGGTTCTACTGTTTCTGGTGTTCTGCTATTTCTTAGTTCAATTCTGTGGTCTGATGAAAGAGAGGAGATGTTACTAATGATTTCTTTGGTAGAATTGGATGAACAACACCTGTCATGCCTCCTTAGTTTCTGATCTGTGGGCATTCTGCTCAGCCAGCACAAGAGTTGTGTGCACCTGTAGAGAACAACAACAGGGACAATGCTCATGACACAGATTGATAGATGAAGTTGGAGGTCATTGCCAGATCTGCATATGTTACTGCTGTAGTGGGTTGAACTGATTTGATTGGCTTATAAGATGCAACAGAAATCATCATTTCATTATTAGTGTTTGGTTGTGTTCACTGCCCTGGCCATGTTTTCAGTTGGGTTCATTGGCATCCTTGCTGCAGATAGAATCATGACTGCAGTtggcttgttttgtttttgttgaTATGACCTGCCTACATAGCTCCTTGTCCCGCTACCTCCATCAGCATTTAGTGAATTGATGACAAATTTGATcttttttatgttttatatttttTAAACTAGGTAGAGCTTGCAATGATTTATGGCTGCAACTCTTTTACACAAATGCTTATTTCTTAACAGCTGCAGCAAAATTTGGTATTTACTTTTTTTGTATTTCAAACTCAAGCAAGTCCTTTTCTTAAGCTCTCCTTTTTGAATTTCTTTCTTGTGTAATACATTTTTTTTACCAGTGCTGTTATTGTTTGAGCCTTGAGGGCAGTAACTGTTTCCGTGCTCCGGTAATGGAAGCTGACTTTTGTTTAGGGTTAAAATTTGCATACTGGTAATTTATACAGTATTCAGTTATCATTTATGGGCACTTGAAGGACAAATGCTGGAACAGAAATTTGTTGCTAGCCTCACCAGTGTGGACCCTTTGATCCATTGTCTGTGTGATATTGCTTTCAGCCCCCTCCATGCTTTGCATTGCAATTTTGGGAAGACAAACTGGTTTGACCTAGGAGATCAGCTAACCAGCAGCTCAGACTTAAATGTTGTTACCATTGAAAAGCTAGTTGTTTGCCTTTAAATTTGGGCACTTGAAGGACAAATGCTGGAACAGAAATTTGTTGCTAGCCTCACCAGTGTGGACCCTTTGATCCATTGTCTGTGTGATATTGCTTTCAGCCCCCTCCATGCTTTGCATTGCAATTTTGGGAAGACAAACTGGTTTGACCTAGGAGATCAGCTAACCAGCAGCTCAGACTTAAATGTTGTTACCATTGAAAAGCTAGTTGTTTGCCTTTAAATTTGTGCATTGGCTTAGATGGTCTGGTATGCAAGAATATGCCAGTGGGCATATCTGCTACATTGTCCTGTCATCAGAATATGCTGAATTTTTTGAGAAGTTCATGGCGGTAATGATAAAATTGGTTCCTGCTTGGAAACAGTCCAGTTCTCCAAAACATGGTTCCCACTCCCAGAGTTCTATAGCTTTGCTCCTTGTCTGTGTTAATGAGTTTTGCTGTCTTGGGGATAGACAATTTCATGAAGGTAGTTACAGCTAGATGCATCTGTGTCAGGATTATGATTTGTTCTTGTATTACCGAGATCCAGGAATAACCTAGTCTCAGTGCTTCTCTTCTGAGGTAATGTCCTTTTGTTGTCTATCTAAACTTATTAGAAGTGATTCTGCTTAGTGTAACCTATTTCACGTAGTGGATACTATTAATTGATATGGCATGTTTTGATGGTTTTCTCATGTATCACTGTGCCTCAAGGTATCAGTATTAAATGACAACTTACTGATATGATATCTGTTTATTTTCCCCACATTGATTACGCTCATGAGTGTTTCTACTTGTAGATCATGCTGGAGAGACACACATACCGCCACAGGGGCTTTGGCTTCGTGACATTCGAAGATCGAAGGGCAGTTGACAGCGCTATCAAAGAGATGCGTGGCCAAGAGTTAGATGGTCGTACCATCTCAGTGAACAAGGCTGAGCCTAAGATGAATACAGATGACACAAGGTTCGACAGTGGCGGTGGACGAGGAGAATATCGAGGTGGTAGAGGTGATGGTCCACCCCCTGGCAATTGCTATGAGTGTGGCCGTCCTGGTCATTGGGTCCGTGACTGCCCTAGTGCTGCTGGTGGTCGTTCTGGCAGATTCCCATCCAAGTTCAGTGGTGGTGGCAGAGGAGACCGCTTTTCTGGATCAGATAGGTTTAATGATCGTTACATGGATGATCGTTATGATGGTGGTCGTTATGGGTACCGTGATCAAGTTGATGCAAGGGACAAGTATGGTGGGGGCCGAGATCGTTATGCCAATGATCGCTACCCCGCTGGTGGCGATCACTTTGACGGAGACAGGTATGGAGGTGGCCTGGATCGGTACGCACCGAATGGTTATGGGAGGGAACGAGAAAGAAGTTACGAGAGAGATGGAGTTCGTGGCGGCGGTGGCTATGATAGGAGTGGCTCAAGAGGTGGTGGAAGCTATGACAGGGATGGCCCTAGAGGCGGCAAGGGTGGTGGCTATGTCAGGGATGGCCCACGCGGTGGTGTTGCTGATCGTTATGGTGGTGGAGGACCTGCACGCTATGATGGTGGAAGTTACAGGGAGAGGCCTGGGCCATATGATCGCCCTAGCAGGGGAGGAGGTCGTTTTGATGAACGCCACTGATGAACTGCCTCTAGACTCGAGCCCCTGGTCTTGTAGTTTAGCCTTTTGCAGTTCTGCATAGCTTAATGTTTAATGGGCTATGGAAGATGCCTAATTTACCCCCCTCTTTGGCACTTCAATGTCTGCTCTGTATTTCAACCAGTACTTGGGCGCCGTTGTTGCCTTCTCGATAAGTTTATCAAGCTGACTGTTTTTGCATGAGACGGGTCATCCTTTGGGCTACTACTCTGCCTGTTGGTCCGGATGTTTCAGTTGTGCATGCCGTGCGTCCTGCAGTTATAGTGGAGTCGAGGTTCTCAGTGATTGTTTGTCATTGTTGATCTGAATATCTGGTATGCATGGACTGACTATGTTTTCAGTGATTGCCTGTCACCGTTGGTCTGAATATCTGGTGAACATATATGCTCAGTGACGGTGCTTGTCAATGTTGTTGGTCTGGATATTTGGGTTCGCAAGGATATATTTGCAGTGCTGAGATGCAAGTGCTTAACCGAACTGTAGCCAAAGTAACCCTATGCTAGAAGTAACTGGCAACCATGTTGAATTGTTAATCTCGTTAGTTTTTTGTCTGGGGTCTTGAAAATGCCCTCCAGATCTCTCACGAGAACGTGAACTTCACCTATCTTCTCTATCGAGCTgcatcgccctctcttttggcgaGCAGGTCTTTGGATTCACCGTTTGCTTGTGTGATATCTGCTTAGTTGTGTGGGGATGATCAAGTGGTTGGAAAGCTTTGCTGTGACTGTTCGTTGATCTTCTTTCTGCCGCTCATTGGATCGGAGGACCGTCTTGTTTTTGTGTGAATGTTCGAGGAACGACACTGTTAACAACTGACCTTTTTATGTTGACAAATTACAGAGTTGTTCACCTTGGCATTAGATGTTCGTTTGACTTTAATCTAAAATGTCTTCTATTGTTTATATTGTGTTTTGTTTCTATGGATTATACCTGCAGCAGTTCGAACATCCGAACAGTCAGCATGTTAGCTTGAGTTCAGCAAATGCATGTTTTTTTTGATAAAATAAGGGAACCGAGAGATTCAGAGGTGGAGCAAGGTGCGGTTAGTCCAATGATAGCTGGTGCCGCCTATCGCCGTCTCCACAACTCTATCGCCCAGCGTGACTGTCTGACTGAGTTCCCCGTCTCGGTCGTCCTGCGTCTTTCCAATTAGGCTCGCCAAGAAAAATCACGATCTGTCAGTCTCGGTCCCGTGATACACTCCAGTCCACCTCCAAGAAACATGTAAATTAATCCTGTCGCCATCAGCGCCAAACGGCACATTGCTCAAGCTATTCTAGTGGAGCACTCCTAAGTGACGCATTTCTTTGCGCTGTGATCCATGACCAACTTTGGTATTTATTAGCTCTTTGTATCATTGTAATGTGTTCTCTTTGTTAACATACTGCTGCCACCAGTGTACTATTAGGTGTTGTTTAGGATAGTGGTACGGTCTCTAAAATATAACTTAAACTATTTTTTTAAAATATAATaaactcttaatacatttatatATTTATAAAAGTACTTGTTAAGATAAATCGGTGTATATAAATATTATATTTCAAAATTACATAATAAAATGATTATTtatagtcaaaattttataaatTTAACTATAATCTTATTTaaaacgacaactaatagaaCACCGAAGATAGTACCAAAGCGGCAGAGCCCAACCTTCTCAACTCTCAACTATGTTAGACAGTGTATCATAGTATGAAACACACTTTTTTTTGAACTTTTGGCTTCATTTTTAACTGTCTCTGACCAATTTTTTTTTGCCGTAGTGAGGAAAGAAAAATTCATATGATTAGAGAACACACAGCTATACTTTTGTCGTTTTAATGGTATTCGACGGTGCTGAGCAActaagactgtctccagcagcgtcccctAAATTCCATCCTCTAAAGGAATATTCCCTGTCTTTTACAGCACACTCTAAAATATTATgtcctctatatcttctcagtctccagcaacgtcccctaaattcgaTCCTCTAAAGCTACAATGTTAACAAATTTCCTTTTCCCATTCATTTAGTTTTTTTGTTTTATTTCCATTACACGCAATAAAATGTATTCGCAAAATAGTACATTTAAATTTTCTAAATAATGCGTGATTAATAATTTGAAATTGTAAATATTAATTATCACTCGAAGTGATTTTTTTACTTGTTGTCGGCAATACGTTTCCGGAACAGACAGCGACAACAATATTCTAGCTCTCGCTTTAACTACCAGTCACAAATTAGCAATTACTTAAAAATCAGCACCGTGCGCTCGTCCTCCTCCCTGGCAGTCAGCACGCTCATCGTCCTGCGTGGCACTCGAGGCACACGAGCATAGCAGTGGGCTGGTGGTTTCGACAGATAGAGGATCTATATGAAATCTCCAAATATAGCGAATGCATGACAAACGCTATATTTTAGCGGCCTCGGTAGCGGATGCTGCTGGACACCTTCCGAACGAGAGGAAACGTTAAATATAAAGGACATGAAGTCTAAGGGAGAATATACAATGTTATTTAATATAGAGGCTCTTGAGTTGTTTAAATGAGTATTGGGAAAAAAACCGTCTCTCCGTGAAAAAACGTCTATGACTTGTAACCTAAGTAGCAACAGACACATCACTTCCCATTTTACGAATTCGTCGTCTATTCTATCAATCCGATGTTGTAAATACGCATTTacttctgtatttattaatataCTATATTTATAAATATTTCGTTGTATAATAATCTCTTAACTGTTTCTTTTGTTTAGAGAACTGTTTTGATGTATCTTCATTATACATGCCCTAATTTATATCTATACCGTGCAAACACCTGTATTAGTTGCCCTGGGTACATTTTTAAAATTTTTCGTAATTTTAGTCGCAGTTTATATGCTTTGCTTATGTAAAAAAAAGTTAGAATCACTCTCGAGAGACAGAGAGAGTATAAACTAACGCCTACCATAAATATAATTTATACCTATACTGTGCAAACACCTGTATTAGTTGCCCTGGGTACAATTTTTTAAATTTTTAGTAATTTTAGTCGCAGTTTATATGCTTTGCTTCCGTACAAAAAAAAGTTAGAATCACTCTCTCGAGAGACAGAGAGAGTATAAACTAACGCCTACCATAAATACAAAATAAAGAAAGACAAAAAAAGAAAATCCCTATTCCTCCTCAGCATACCCCTTCTTCCTTCGTCCCCATTGATCCCCTTCCCCCCTCCACTCGTC is a genomic window of Zea mays cultivar B73 chromosome 5, Zm-B73-REFERENCE-NAM-5.0, whole genome shotgun sequence containing:
- the LOC100384259 gene encoding protein argonaute 12 isoform X3: MSTRDGGGGRRGGNAAAGRGGDGQGRGRGGGGRGGAGGRGGGGQWRAQGGAELGGGRGGAVGAARGGRGGVERGGHQSFHGARPVGGDRGGRGHYHHGVPAQVQPQWQVAAPPSTSRPTPAEVEELRGEVERKAAVAVPDAEAHEGPSSGTAHEPSAAPARVEAEQGTSLVVEADQAAQGRLPPSSSKALVFPARPGYGTLGRRCRVRANHFFVQVADKEIYHYDVVISPESQSRKRNRWILNELVKLHKNYLNGRLPVYDGRKGLFTAGPLPFKTKEFVLELTNPERANQGAKEYSVTIKDAAKLDLYSLRQFLAGRQRELPQDTVQALDIAMRECPTEKYVSISRSFFSQSFGHGGDIGSGVECWRGYYQSLRATQMGLSLNIDISATAFYKAQPILEFALEYLNIRDTSRRLSDQDRLKLKKVLKGVRVVATHRRDIAIHYKITGITSLPLNSLTFNQDGASVSVVQYFKHQYNYSLKHIHWPCLQSGNDSRPTYLPMEVCSILGGQRYSRKLNEYQVTSILKKACERPPQREGSILEVVNRNDYGNDHCAKEFGIKVTNELALVDARVLPAPTLKYHDSGREKVCSPSVGQWNMNNKRLIDGVSIQYWACVTFASRLHPNDVRMFCNNLVGACNDMGMQINGRPCVDVGQARPDNLEAALRNTHRQSAQMLAQQGVTRQLDLLIVVLPDANASVFYGRIKRLCETELGLVTQCCQPKNVFKGGRQYLQNLALKINVKVGGRNTVLEDALNRRIHLLTDLPTIIFGADVTHPAPGEDASPSIAAVVASMDWPQVAKYRCLVSSQGHREEIITDLFTQVKDPQKGLINGGMIRHAEHLRELLVSFYKANGSRKPSRIIFYRDGVSEGQFSQVLLYEVDAIRKACASLEEGYLPPITFIVVQKRHHTRLFPEDHHAHGQMDRSGNILPGTVVDTKICHPSEFDFYLCSHSGIQGTSRPAHYHVLFDENKFTADALQTLTYKLCYTYARCTRSVSIVPPAYYAHLAAFRARHYMDDDLSDQGSSSVASSRMKDGAVPVKQLPKVMESVKQFMFYC
- the LOC100384259 gene encoding protein argonaute 12 isoform X4 — encoded protein: MSTRDGGGGRRGGNAAAGRGGDGQGRGRGGGGRGGAGGRGGGGQWRAQGGAELGGGRGGAVGAARGGRGGVERGGHQSFHGARPVGGDRGGRGHYHHGVPAQVQPQWQVAAPPSTSRPTPAEVEELRGEVERKAAVAVPDAEAHEGPSSGTAHEPSAAPARVEAEQGTSLVVEADQAAQGRLPPSSSKALVFPARPGYGTLGRRCRVRANHFFVQVADKEIYHYDVVISPESQSRKRNRWILNELVKLHKNYLNGRLPVYDGRKGLFTAGPLPFKTKEFVLELTNPERANQGAKEYSVTIKDAAKLDLYSLRQFLAGRQRELPQDTVQALDIAMRECPTEKYVSISRSFFSQSFGHGGDIGSGVECWRGYYQSLRATQMGLSLNIDISATAFYKAQPILEFALEYLNIRDTSRRLSDQDRLKLKKVLKGVRVVATHRRDIAIHYKITGITSLPLNSLTFNQDGASVSVVQYFKHQYNYSLKHIHWPCLQSGNDSRPTYLPMEVCSILGGQRYSRKLNEYQVTSILKKACERPPQREGSILEVVNRNDYGNDHCAKEFGIKVTNELALVDARVLPAPTLKYHDSGREKVCSPSVGQWNMNNKRLIDGVSIQYWACVTFASRLHPNDVRMFCNNLVGACNDMGMQINGRPCVDVGQARPDNLEAALRNTHRQSAQMLAQQGVTRQLDLLIVVLPDANASVFYGRIKRLCETELGLVTQCCQPKNVFKGGRQYLQNLALKINVKVGGRNTVLEDALNRRIHLLTDLPTIIFGADVTHPAPGEDASPSIAAVVASMDWPQVAKYRCLVSSQGHREEIITDLFTQVKDPQKGLINGGMIRELLVSFYKANGSRKPSRIIFYRDGVSEGQFSQVLLYEVDAIRKACASLEEGYLPPITFIVVQKRHHTRLFPEDHHAHGQMDRSGNILPGTVVDTKICHPSEFDFYLCSHSGIQGTSRPAHYHVLFDENKFTADALQTLTYKLCYTYARCTRSVSIVPPAYYAHLAAFRARHYMDDDLSDQGSSSVASSRMKDGAVPVKQLPKVMESVKQFMFYC